The Leadbettera azotonutricia ZAS-9 genome has a window encoding:
- a CDS encoding sulfate/molybdate ABC transporter ATP-binding protein, translated as MSIEISHISKKFGAFTALEDINLTIPSGEITALLGPSGSGKTTLLRIIAGLEMPDLGSISLFGEDSTFKQTRDRKVGFVFQHYALFKHMSVFENIAFGLRIRPRKFRPSKEEIREKVLKLLSLVQLESLANRLPNELSGGQKQRVALARALAIEPRVLLLDEPFGALDAKVRQELRRWLRFLHDEIHITSVFVTHDQEEALEVSDNIVILNKGKVEQVGSPEDVYDRPANPFVYGFLGNVNLFHARLDKGVLNLEGNGALQEEVSPEVSFFVRPQDVSISLSNSDGKGIEARITDHRVLGGRVRVNLKTFTGGKEIEADIEKKQWSLIAKENRETVFLFFSGAKIYTKDETWSDYAI; from the coding sequence ATGAGCATAGAAATTTCCCATATTAGTAAAAAGTTCGGCGCTTTTACGGCCCTGGAGGATATCAACCTAACGATCCCAAGCGGCGAGATCACTGCCCTCCTGGGGCCTTCCGGTTCGGGAAAGACCACCTTGCTGCGGATTATTGCGGGCCTTGAAATGCCCGATTTAGGCAGCATCAGCCTTTTTGGAGAAGATTCGACTTTTAAGCAGACCAGGGATCGCAAGGTAGGTTTTGTGTTTCAGCATTATGCTTTATTTAAGCATATGAGTGTCTTTGAAAATATCGCCTTCGGCCTTAGGATACGGCCAAGAAAGTTTAGGCCGTCGAAAGAAGAAATAAGAGAAAAAGTGCTAAAACTGCTTTCCCTGGTACAGCTTGAATCCCTGGCAAACCGTCTTCCCAATGAATTGTCCGGCGGTCAGAAACAGCGTGTTGCCCTGGCAAGGGCCCTTGCCATTGAACCCAGGGTGTTGCTCCTTGATGAGCCTTTCGGCGCCCTTGATGCCAAGGTGCGCCAGGAACTGCGGCGCTGGCTCCGCTTTCTTCATGATGAGATACACATTACCAGCGTATTTGTTACACATGACCAGGAGGAGGCCCTTGAAGTTTCTGACAATATCGTCATACTTAACAAGGGCAAGGTAGAACAGGTAGGTTCTCCCGAGGATGTTTATGACAGGCCCGCTAATCCTTTTGTGTATGGCTTCCTGGGCAATGTCAATCTTTTCCATGCCCGTCTGGACAAGGGTGTGCTGAACCTTGAAGGTAATGGAGCCCTTCAGGAAGAAGTTTCCCCGGAGGTTTCATTCTTTGTCCGCCCCCAGGATGTGTCAATTTCCCTTTCCAATAGCGATGGCAAAGGCATAGAAGCGAGGATTACGGATCACAGGGTTTTGGGCGGCAGGGTGAGGGTAAATCTAAAGACCTTCACCGGGGGCAAAGAAATTGAAGCGGATATCGAAAAGAAACAGTGGAGCCTCATAGCGAAGGAAAATCGTGAGACTGTGTTCCTGTTCTTTTCGGGCGCCAAAATTTATACCAAAGATGAGACATGGAGCGATTATGCCATCTAG
- a CDS encoding sulfurtransferase TusA family protein, with protein MSDAQHIDAKVDITTVVCPVTFVKTKVALEELDDGQVLEVRLNAGEPIQNVPRSLKDEGHKVTNVTQSEDGTFLLTVVKGGLSSSAGVN; from the coding sequence ATGAGCGACGCCCAGCATATAGACGCAAAGGTGGATATCACCACTGTAGTGTGCCCTGTTACCTTTGTAAAAACCAAAGTTGCCCTTGAAGAACTGGACGATGGACAGGTGCTCGAAGTCCGCCTCAATGCAGGCGAGCCCATTCAGAATGTTCCCCGCAGCCTTAAAGACGAGGGCCACAAGGTGACAAATGTCACACAATCGGAGGACGGCACCTTTCTCCTCACGGTGGTCAAGGGGGGACTTTCTTCCTCCGCAGGAGTTAACTGA
- a CDS encoding sulfate ABC transporter substrate-binding protein, producing MKKEILKKLPVLAFLLFAGTLYAAGGGDAPVAAPSGAAAKAAKEITILNVSYDPTRELYQDYNEVFSKYYKEKTGDTVIVHQSHGGSGGQARGVIEGNEADVVTLALAYDVMQIGDKANLIDANWQTRLPRNSSPYTSTIVFLVRAGNPKNIKDWDDLVKSGVQVITPDPKTSGGAQWNFLAAWAFAKEKYGSDARARDFVKQLYANVPILDSGARGSTNTFVQRGLGDVLLAWENEAFLSINELGPGKYDIVVPSLSILAEPTVSWVDGITSRRGTLDVAKEYLTYLYSPVGQRLAGKHYYRPTDPEIAKEFASQFPVLRLVTIDEYFGGWRKVHDEYFGDNAIFDKIITELNKK from the coding sequence ATGAAAAAAGAGATTTTGAAGAAACTGCCGGTATTGGCATTTCTCCTGTTTGCCGGGACCCTCTATGCGGCCGGGGGAGGGGATGCTCCTGTCGCAGCCCCGTCCGGGGCTGCTGCCAAGGCAGCGAAGGAAATCACCATCCTCAATGTGTCCTACGACCCCACCAGGGAGTTGTACCAGGATTATAACGAAGTTTTTTCAAAGTATTATAAAGAAAAAACCGGCGACACCGTGATAGTTCACCAGTCCCATGGCGGTTCGGGCGGGCAAGCCCGGGGTGTCATCGAGGGCAACGAGGCTGATGTGGTGACCTTGGCTCTGGCCTACGATGTCATGCAGATTGGCGACAAGGCCAACCTCATCGACGCAAATTGGCAGACCCGGCTTCCCCGCAACAGTTCGCCTTATACCTCGACCATTGTCTTCCTGGTGAGGGCAGGGAATCCCAAGAACATCAAGGACTGGGACGATCTTGTGAAGAGCGGCGTCCAGGTTATTACTCCTGACCCGAAAACTTCAGGGGGCGCCCAGTGGAACTTCCTGGCGGCCTGGGCTTTTGCCAAGGAAAAATACGGCAGCGATGCGCGGGCCAGGGATTTTGTCAAACAGCTTTACGCCAATGTCCCGATTCTGGATTCAGGCGCCAGGGGCTCTACCAATACCTTTGTGCAGCGCGGCCTTGGGGATGTGCTCCTTGCCTGGGAGAATGAAGCTTTCCTTTCCATTAATGAACTTGGTCCCGGGAAGTATGATATTGTGGTTCCTTCTTTGAGTATCCTTGCGGAGCCTACGGTTTCCTGGGTAGACGGAATTACTTCGCGCCGTGGCACTTTGGATGTGGCCAAAGAGTACCTTACGTATCTTTACTCTCCTGTAGGCCAGCGCCTCGCAGGGAAGCATTATTACCGCCCCACTGATCCTGAAATCGCGAAAGAATTTGCATCCCAGTTCCCTGTCCTTAGGCTTGTTACAATTGATGAATACTTTGGCGGCTGGAGAAAGGTTCACGATGAGTATTTTGGGGACAATGCAATATTTGACAAGATTATTACCGAGCTGAATAAAAAATAG
- a CDS encoding MATE family efflux transporter — protein MPEQKSERFIQMTTAPVIGLVLRLAVPSIVIMLISALYNMADTYFVGSLGTSAVAAVGVSFPLMAIIQAMGFFFGQGSGNYMSRVLGARETEKASCMAATGFISAFVFVAILCVLGLIFRGPLALALGSTPTILPYATEYLFYILLAGPWMTSSMVLNQQLRFQGSASMALVGMVSGAILNIFLDPLFIFVFSMGIKGAAIATMISQMVSFLILWSCCKKKENIPIKFSHFSPSFSIYREMIKGGLPALLRQGLMSIATVIINHMAGIHGDAGIAAISIVNRVYMFAGSLMLGFGQGFQPVCGFNYGAKLYKRLKKAFWFCVRLSTCVLFAAAVLLAIFAPVIIAFFREDDPEVIRIGTLGLRLYCISLPFSAWVVMSNMMTQTMGKALEASILSMSRQGLFLLPGLFILTPLLGLFGIQLALPVADLMAFILAIPLANRVLRQLKEEPAAAPNNAQT, from the coding sequence ATGCCTGAACAGAAGAGTGAGCGATTTATCCAGATGACTACCGCGCCGGTAATAGGCTTGGTGCTGAGACTGGCGGTTCCCAGCATCGTGATCATGCTCATTTCCGCTCTGTATAATATGGCAGATACCTACTTTGTGGGTTCTCTGGGAACAAGCGCGGTTGCGGCGGTAGGCGTGTCATTTCCCCTCATGGCCATCATACAGGCTATGGGCTTTTTTTTCGGCCAGGGATCGGGGAACTACATGTCCAGAGTGCTGGGCGCCAGGGAAACAGAAAAGGCCTCCTGCATGGCCGCCACGGGTTTTATCTCTGCCTTTGTCTTCGTAGCCATACTCTGCGTCCTTGGCCTTATCTTCAGAGGGCCTCTGGCATTGGCCCTGGGTTCAACACCGACTATACTCCCCTACGCTACAGAATATCTCTTCTATATATTACTGGCCGGTCCATGGATGACCTCCTCAATGGTGCTGAACCAGCAGCTCCGCTTTCAGGGCAGCGCTTCCATGGCCCTGGTCGGCATGGTTTCGGGGGCAATCCTCAATATCTTTTTGGATCCCCTCTTCATCTTTGTTTTTAGCATGGGGATAAAAGGGGCTGCGATTGCCACCATGATAAGCCAGATGGTGAGTTTCCTCATACTCTGGAGCTGCTGCAAAAAGAAAGAGAACATCCCCATTAAGTTCAGCCATTTTTCCCCAAGCTTCTCGATATACCGCGAAATGATAAAAGGCGGCCTCCCCGCCCTGCTTCGCCAGGGCCTCATGAGCATTGCGACAGTGATCATCAACCACATGGCGGGCATACATGGGGATGCGGGCATTGCGGCCATCTCCATTGTCAACAGGGTCTACATGTTCGCAGGCTCCTTAATGCTCGGCTTCGGCCAAGGCTTCCAGCCTGTCTGCGGCTTTAACTACGGGGCCAAACTCTACAAGCGCTTGAAAAAGGCCTTCTGGTTCTGCGTGCGCCTCTCGACCTGCGTCCTTTTTGCGGCTGCTGTTTTGCTTGCTATCTTTGCGCCTGTGATCATCGCCTTCTTCCGCGAAGATGATCCCGAAGTTATACGCATAGGTACCCTGGGGCTCAGGCTCTACTGCATCAGCCTCCCCTTCTCAGCCTGGGTGGTAATGAGCAACATGATGACCCAGACCATGGGCAAGGCTCTGGAGGCTTCTATATTGTCCATGTCAAGACAAGGGCTTTTTCTCCTCCCCGGCCTCTTCATACTTACCCCTCTTCTTGGCCTTTTCGGGATACAGCTAGCCCTGCCTGTGGCGGATCTCATGGCTTTCATCCTGGCAATCCCTCTTGCAAACCGGGTGCTGAGGCAGCTCAAGGAAGAGCCCGCAGCAGCGCCGAACAACGCGCAAACTTGA
- the cysW gene encoding sulfate ABC transporter permease subunit CysW encodes MIVPAINKEPRWIKPVLLFLALVFLAVFIFIPLFTIFHQALGSGLKVYFKNLMEPDIFAAIKLTLVVALVCVPVNTFFGILLAWVVTKFEFKGKNILITLIEVPFAISPVIAGLLFIFLFGSFGWFGQWLIAHHLKVVFALPGIFLATAFVTFPFVARELIPLMQELGRDDEEAAMTLGAKGFQIFFRITLPNIKWGLIYGVVLTNARSMGEFGAVAVVSGLIRGVTTTMPLYIDILYNEYRYAAAFGVASLLTLLALATLIVKTIVEHFNSVRKI; translated from the coding sequence ATGATTGTCCCGGCGATAAACAAAGAACCCCGGTGGATAAAGCCGGTACTCCTTTTCCTTGCCCTTGTCTTTCTGGCAGTATTTATTTTTATTCCTCTTTTTACCATTTTTCATCAGGCCCTGGGCTCGGGGCTAAAGGTTTATTTTAAAAACCTTATGGAGCCTGATATTTTCGCGGCTATCAAGCTGACGCTTGTTGTTGCCCTGGTCTGCGTCCCGGTGAATACCTTCTTTGGAATTTTATTGGCCTGGGTAGTTACCAAGTTCGAATTTAAGGGAAAGAACATACTTATTACCTTGATTGAAGTCCCCTTTGCCATAAGCCCGGTTATCGCAGGGCTGCTTTTTATATTTTTGTTTGGATCTTTCGGATGGTTCGGGCAATGGCTTATTGCCCATCACCTCAAAGTCGTCTTTGCCCTTCCTGGAATTTTCCTTGCCACTGCCTTTGTTACCTTCCCCTTTGTCGCCCGGGAACTCATTCCCCTGATGCAGGAGCTTGGCAGGGACGATGAAGAGGCAGCCATGACTCTGGGCGCCAAGGGATTTCAGATTTTTTTCCGCATCACATTGCCCAATATCAAGTGGGGGCTCATCTACGGTGTTGTATTGACCAATGCCCGGTCCATGGGGGAATTCGGCGCTGTAGCTGTGGTGTCGGGCCTTATCCGGGGGGTTACTACCACCATGCCCCTTTATATCGATATTCTTTACAATGAATACCGCTATGCTGCTGCCTTTGGGGTGGCCTCGCTCCTTACCCTCCTGGCCCTGGCTACATTGATTGTGAAAACCATAGTCGAACATTTTAATTCGGTGAGGAAAATATGA
- a CDS encoding 4Fe-4S binding protein, with the protein MAETDYAALKKDGFMRQVQKDKFSMRLKVIGGQIGSAQLDKISEVARKYGKGYVHFTSRQGVEIPFIDLADIEKVKQDLASANVLIGVCGPRVRTVTACQGKTVCPSGSIETSDLAKELDQRYFGLELPHKFKIGITGCKNNCLKAEENDFGIKGGIFPVWEKPACTFCGVCEAVCPVNVVKVDKDKKDLAFDEKGCVYCGKCVKSCPTEAWKGKSGYVLSFGGMFGNDIKEGLRLLPLIFEKPQVFKAADGVIKFYKAHGKPSERLGKTIARIGADVLKKDLEEALA; encoded by the coding sequence ATGGCTGAAACAGATTATGCCGCCCTAAAAAAGGACGGATTCATGCGGCAGGTTCAAAAAGACAAATTCTCCATGCGGCTCAAAGTTATAGGCGGGCAGATAGGTTCAGCCCAGCTTGACAAGATCAGCGAGGTTGCCAGGAAATACGGCAAGGGCTATGTGCACTTCACCTCCCGCCAGGGGGTCGAAATCCCCTTCATTGATCTTGCGGATATCGAAAAAGTGAAGCAGGATCTGGCCTCGGCGAATGTGCTGATCGGGGTCTGCGGCCCCAGGGTCAGGACAGTGACGGCCTGTCAGGGCAAAACAGTCTGCCCTTCGGGGTCTATAGAAACCAGCGATCTGGCAAAAGAGCTCGACCAGCGCTACTTCGGCCTCGAACTGCCCCACAAATTCAAGATTGGGATCACAGGCTGCAAGAACAATTGCCTCAAGGCCGAGGAAAACGACTTCGGCATCAAGGGCGGCATCTTCCCGGTCTGGGAAAAACCAGCCTGTACCTTCTGCGGAGTCTGCGAAGCAGTGTGCCCCGTGAACGTCGTCAAGGTTGATAAAGATAAAAAAGATCTAGCCTTTGATGAAAAGGGCTGCGTCTATTGCGGCAAGTGCGTCAAAAGCTGCCCCACAGAAGCCTGGAAGGGCAAGAGCGGCTATGTGCTCTCATTCGGCGGTATGTTCGGCAATGACATAAAAGAAGGACTCCGCCTCCTTCCCCTGATCTTTGAAAAACCCCAGGTTTTTAAGGCTGCCGACGGGGTCATCAAATTTTACAAAGCCCATGGCAAGCCCTCAGAACGCCTGGGAAAAACCATAGCCCGTATAGGCGCCGACGTTCTTAAAAAAGATTTAGAGGAGGCCCTTGCATGA
- a CDS encoding sulfate adenylyltransferase subunit 1 → MDDLHERMNIVITGHVDHGKSTLVGRLLADTLTLPEGKLQAVKDSCKKNGRVFEYAFLLDALEDEQKQGITIDSARIFFKSKKREYIIIDAPGHIEFLRNMLSGASRAEAAVLVIDAVEGVAENSKRHGLLLSLLGISQVLVAVNKLDAVNYDEQVFERIKNEYTAYLETLKVKPLAFVPVSAREGKNITEPASEMPWYTGSTVLEILDSFKRLSTNENSFFAMPVQDVYRFSNDNDDRRIYAGTVVSGEIFVGDSVTFLPSKKTAHVKNIEVWNAPPRSSISTGEAAGLTLEEEIYIKSGEVMVKSLEKSLVETSTRVRANVIWLGMRPLGFNKTYLLKLGCARVEARLEKIESFLGDDREEYDELRRHECGSVILGFARPTAISSFYDNADLGRFVLVDGYDASGGGIILENLSAKKSWESLNSFEGLAGKDNFEEELFALLKKYFPQRFE, encoded by the coding sequence ATGGACGATTTGCATGAAAGGATGAATATTGTCATTACAGGCCATGTGGATCACGGCAAGAGTACCTTGGTGGGCCGTCTTTTGGCAGATACCCTTACCCTACCCGAGGGCAAGCTGCAAGCGGTAAAAGATTCGTGCAAGAAAAACGGCAGGGTCTTTGAATATGCCTTTTTGCTTGACGCCCTTGAAGACGAGCAGAAACAGGGCATTACCATAGACAGTGCCCGTATTTTTTTTAAAAGCAAAAAACGTGAATATATTATCATTGATGCGCCGGGGCATATTGAGTTTTTGCGAAATATGCTGAGCGGCGCTTCCCGTGCCGAGGCCGCAGTATTGGTAATTGACGCAGTCGAAGGGGTGGCGGAAAATTCCAAGCGTCATGGTCTCCTTCTTTCCCTTCTGGGTATTTCCCAGGTTCTCGTAGCAGTAAACAAACTTGACGCCGTGAATTACGACGAACAGGTATTTGAACGTATCAAAAATGAATATACCGCGTACCTTGAAACCCTCAAGGTAAAACCCCTGGCTTTTGTGCCGGTGAGCGCCAGGGAGGGCAAGAACATTACCGAACCAGCCTCCGAAATGCCCTGGTACACCGGGAGCACGGTACTGGAAATACTCGATAGTTTTAAGCGTCTTTCTACTAACGAAAACAGTTTTTTTGCCATGCCTGTGCAGGATGTCTACCGTTTTAGCAACGATAATGACGATAGGCGCATTTATGCGGGAACCGTGGTAAGCGGTGAAATTTTCGTAGGCGATTCTGTAACCTTCCTGCCTTCAAAAAAAACTGCCCATGTCAAAAATATCGAAGTCTGGAATGCCCCGCCGAGGTCAAGCATTAGCACCGGAGAGGCTGCGGGCCTGACTCTTGAGGAAGAGATCTATATCAAAAGCGGCGAGGTGATGGTTAAGTCCCTGGAAAAATCCCTTGTAGAAACCAGTACCCGGGTTAGGGCCAATGTAATTTGGCTGGGGATGAGACCTTTAGGCTTCAACAAAACCTACCTCCTAAAACTCGGCTGCGCCAGGGTAGAGGCAAGACTCGAAAAAATCGAAAGCTTCCTTGGCGACGACCGGGAAGAATACGATGAACTCCGCCGCCATGAGTGCGGCAGCGTGATACTCGGCTTTGCCCGGCCTACAGCGATCTCCAGTTTTTATGACAACGCCGATCTGGGCCGCTTTGTGTTGGTGGATGGTTACGATGCTTCAGGGGGCGGCATTATCCTGGAAAACCTGAGCGCAAAGAAATCCTGGGAAAGCCTCAACAGTTTTGAGGGCCTTGCCGGCAAAGACAACTTTGAAGAAGAGCTTTTTGCTCTGCTAAAGAAGTATTTTCCTCAGCGGTTCGAGTAG
- a CDS encoding HesA/MoeB/ThiF family protein — protein MAFSDEQLERYSRHIILKEVGVKGQKRIMGGKVLIIGAGGLGAPAAMYLAAAGMGTIGIADADVVDLSNLQRQIIHSTPDVGKPKVISAKETMNAMNPDVEVVTYHEWINSSNITDIIKDRDYDFIIDGTDNFPIKFLINDACVMLGKPFSHAGIIRFQGQLLTYIPGKGPCYRCVFQNPPPADAVPTCRQAGVLGVMGGVIGTLQATEALKYLLGMEGLLNGYLLTYNALTMDFRKVKLSHNPDCQVCGEHPTIKTLIDYEQAVCDLKEYHNG, from the coding sequence ATGGCCTTTTCCGATGAACAGCTTGAACGCTATTCACGCCATATTATATTGAAGGAAGTTGGCGTCAAAGGCCAGAAGCGCATCATGGGGGGCAAAGTCCTCATCATAGGCGCGGGCGGCCTGGGCGCGCCAGCAGCCATGTACCTTGCGGCCGCCGGCATGGGAACCATAGGCATAGCCGACGCAGATGTTGTGGACCTCTCCAACCTCCAGCGCCAGATCATCCACTCCACTCCGGATGTGGGAAAGCCCAAGGTCATCTCGGCAAAAGAGACCATGAACGCCATGAATCCCGATGTCGAAGTGGTCACCTACCATGAATGGATCAATTCGAGCAATATCACTGATATTATAAAAGACAGGGATTACGATTTTATTATTGATGGTACTGATAACTTTCCCATCAAATTTTTGATCAACGATGCCTGTGTCATGCTGGGCAAGCCCTTTTCCCACGCAGGGATAATACGCTTCCAGGGCCAGCTTTTGACCTACATTCCGGGTAAAGGCCCCTGCTACCGCTGCGTGTTCCAAAACCCGCCGCCTGCCGACGCAGTCCCAACCTGCCGCCAGGCCGGCGTGCTCGGAGTCATGGGCGGGGTCATCGGTACCCTCCAGGCCACTGAAGCCCTCAAATATCTTTTGGGTATGGAGGGCCTTCTCAACGGATACCTTTTGACCTATAACGCCCTAACTATGGATTTCCGCAAGGTCAAGCTTTCGCACAACCCCGATTGCCAGGTCTGCGGTGAACATCCGACAATTAAAACGCTGATTGATTATGAACAGGCGGTGTGCGATCTGAAGGAGTATCATAACGGGTAA
- the cysD gene encoding sulfate adenylyltransferase subunit CysD gives MSDAKTGRLSKLDKLESQSVFIIREAYKSFKNIGMLWSIGKDSTVLLWLAKKAFFGHVPFELIHIDTSFKIPEMIAYRDRLAKELKLRLVVGQNIKAIAEKRTFPDGLDRISCCKELKTIPLRQTLDGTGPRRVYDPNKDAWEELERAEPYNAVIVGVRSDEEGSRSKERVFSARDEKNEWDASAQPPELWNLYKTEFAPGTHVRVHPLLDWTELNVWEYIEREKIPTISVYYNQGDGKRYRSLGCYPCTNPVDSDAHNPKEIIEELISGKFRNIAERSGRAQDKDGGGTLETLRKEGYM, from the coding sequence ATGAGTGATGCAAAAACCGGAAGACTGAGCAAACTGGACAAACTTGAATCCCAGAGTGTTTTTATCATAAGAGAAGCGTATAAATCGTTTAAGAATATCGGTATGCTTTGGTCCATAGGCAAGGATAGCACTGTATTGCTGTGGCTTGCGAAAAAGGCTTTTTTCGGCCATGTGCCTTTTGAATTAATCCACATAGACACAAGCTTCAAGATCCCCGAGATGATCGCATACCGCGACAGGCTCGCAAAAGAGCTCAAACTGCGCCTTGTTGTAGGGCAAAACATCAAAGCAATTGCAGAAAAACGTACTTTTCCTGACGGTCTGGACCGCATCAGCTGCTGCAAGGAATTAAAGACAATTCCTCTTAGGCAGACTTTGGACGGCACAGGCCCCCGCAGGGTTTATGATCCCAATAAAGACGCTTGGGAAGAACTGGAAAGGGCCGAGCCGTATAACGCAGTAATAGTGGGGGTCCGCAGCGACGAGGAGGGGAGCCGTTCCAAGGAACGGGTTTTTTCCGCCAGAGACGAAAAGAACGAATGGGATGCCAGCGCCCAGCCTCCGGAACTTTGGAACCTCTATAAAACCGAATTTGCTCCGGGAACCCATGTGCGGGTGCATCCCCTTTTGGACTGGACTGAACTCAATGTCTGGGAATATATAGAAAGGGAAAAGATACCTACCATTTCGGTTTACTATAACCAGGGAGACGGTAAGCGTTACCGGTCTTTAGGCTGCTACCCCTGCACCAATCCGGTGGACTCCGACGCCCATAACCCAAAAGAAATCATCGAAGAACTTATCAGCGGGAAATTCAGGAATATTGCAGAACGTTCAGGCCGGGCCCAGGATAAGGACGGTGGCGGCACTTTGGAAACCTTGCGCAAAGAGGGATACATGTAA
- the cysT gene encoding sulfate ABC transporter permease subunit CysT has protein sequence MGIKITAAKKPRSRGTGLPGFGLTLGLSMTYMALLIFIPLSALILYSARIGPREFWVLISDERVMAAFKISFLSAFIAALFNFIFGLVIAWVLTRYTFPGKRIIDALIDLPFAIPTAVAGIALAFIFSPNGIMGVFLKNFGLELAYSRKGIVLALVFIGLPFVVRTVQPVIQELDKELEEAAASLGADFYQIFGRVIFPSLFPALLTGFALAFARGLGEYGSIIFISSNQPYHTEIVPLLIVKKLLQFDYRGASVIGVTMLVCAFVLLLLINFLEAFAARGKSR, from the coding sequence ATGGGAATAAAAATTACAGCCGCCAAAAAGCCCCGTTCCCGGGGAACAGGGCTGCCGGGTTTTGGTTTAACCCTGGGGCTTTCCATGACCTATATGGCTTTGCTGATTTTTATTCCCTTGAGCGCCCTTATTTTGTATTCAGCCCGCATTGGCCCCCGGGAATTCTGGGTTCTGATCAGCGACGAGCGGGTAATGGCGGCTTTTAAGATTTCGTTTTTGTCTGCCTTTATCGCGGCGCTTTTTAATTTTATTTTTGGCCTCGTTATTGCGTGGGTTTTGACCCGGTATACTTTCCCGGGAAAAAGGATCATTGATGCTTTGATTGATCTCCCTTTTGCGATCCCCACAGCAGTGGCAGGCATTGCCCTGGCTTTTATCTTTTCCCCTAATGGAATCATGGGGGTCTTTTTAAAAAATTTCGGCCTTGAGCTTGCCTATTCCCGGAAGGGGATTGTCCTGGCATTGGTTTTTATCGGCCTCCCCTTTGTGGTGAGGACAGTGCAGCCGGTTATCCAGGAACTGGACAAGGAGCTTGAAGAAGCTGCTGCGAGCCTGGGCGCGGATTTTTACCAAATTTTTGGGAGGGTTATTTTTCCCTCCCTCTTTCCTGCCCTGCTTACCGGTTTTGCCCTGGCCTTTGCCCGGGGCCTGGGGGAATATGGTTCGATTATTTTTATATCCAGTAACCAGCCCTATCACACAGAAATTGTACCACTGCTAATTGTAAAAAAGTTATTGCAGTTTGATTACCGGGGCGCGTCTGTTATCGGCGTTACCATGCTGGTCTGTGCTTTTGTACTATTGCTGTTGATCAATTTTCTCGAAGCCTTTGCCGCGCGGGGAAAAAGCAGATGA
- a CDS encoding phosphoadenylyl-sulfate reductase, producing MPSSETRVEVLAKIMRSISGPVALAYSCQREDTAALHLLLQAYAGGDGPGNLEVFTLNTHKLFPETEEYQRDVEVFFGIAITKYSPDPAEEKDLEAKLGEWGMRESLEHRHFCCDIRKVKPLGEILKNKSAWVTGLRASQSVTRQDLKILEYDEKFGLIKINPLYDWTDEELEAYTQKFSLPENPLYSKGYKSIGCAPCTRPVKEGEDIRAGRWWWENPEHKECGLHVKQGA from the coding sequence ATGCCATCTAGCGAAACCAGGGTTGAAGTATTGGCAAAAATAATGAGGAGCATTAGCGGCCCTGTTGCCCTCGCCTATAGTTGCCAGCGGGAGGATACTGCTGCTTTGCACCTCCTTCTCCAGGCGTATGCCGGCGGCGATGGACCAGGAAATTTGGAAGTTTTTACCCTGAATACCCATAAACTTTTTCCTGAAACTGAAGAATACCAGAGGGATGTAGAAGTTTTTTTTGGCATTGCTATTACAAAATATTCCCCCGATCCGGCTGAAGAAAAAGATTTGGAAGCCAAGTTAGGCGAATGGGGCATGAGGGAAAGCCTTGAGCACCGCCATTTCTGTTGTGACATACGCAAGGTGAAGCCTCTGGGGGAAATTCTTAAAAATAAAAGCGCATGGGTAACAGGATTGAGGGCATCCCAATCGGTTACCAGGCAGGATTTAAAAATTCTCGAATACGATGAGAAATTCGGGCTTATCAAAATAAACCCTCTTTATGACTGGACTGATGAAGAGCTTGAAGCGTATACCCAAAAATTCAGTCTCCCCGAAAATCCGTTGTACTCCAAAGGATATAAGAGCATAGGCTGCGCCCCTTGTACGCGGCCGGTGAAGGAGGGCGAGGACATCAGGGCTGGCCGCTGGTGGTGGGAAAACCCTGAACACAAGGAATGTGGCCTCCATGTAAAGCAGGGAGCATAA